The region CAGATTTGAAATTTTCGGCGGCGGTGGCTGCGTTTGGCATGGTTCTGCGCGACTCTGCCTATAAAGGAACGGCCACGCTAGATCAGGTGCAAAAGTGGGTGGCTCAATCCCAAGGCCCTGATTTAGATGGCTACCGGGCCGAGTTCCTACGTTTAGTTGAGAAGGGCAAAAAGCTTTCTTAGAGGTTTCGTGGAAGGTATCAAGCATTCTGCATTGGCCCCCTAAATCCCCCACTTGTGGGGGACTTTGAACTTCTTATCGCAAAAAACGATGACTTTCTCTCAGCCACAGCTTCCTGATTTTAGTAACCAGGGGTATCGGGTCGAAAAAATGCTCGGTCGCAATAAACAGGGTGGCCGAGTGACCTATTTAGCGACAGCCCTATCGCCAGCGCAGCCGGTGGTGATCAAGCAGTTCCAGTTTGCTCAGACCGGAGCGCAGTGGTCTGATTATGATGCCCACCAGCGCGAGTTAGGGATGCTCCAGCAGTTGTCGCATCCTTCTATCCCAGCTTATTTGGACGCTTTCGAGACCAAGGCTGGCTTTTGTTTGGTTCAAGAATATAAAGACGCGCCTTCTCTGGCAGAACCGCGATCTTTTACAGAAGCTGAGGTTAAGGAAGTTGCGATCGCAACCCTAAAAGTCTTGATTTACCTGCAGCAGCAAACCCCGCCGATTATTCACCGCGATCTGAAGCCCGAAAACATTCTGGTGGATCAAAATCTACAGGTCTATCTGGTTGATTTTGGTCTGGCGCGTTTAGAAGGAGACGACCTGGCCGCCAGCAGCATTGTCAAAGGCACCTTAGGATTTATGCCGCCGGAGCAGCTATTTAACCGTCCGCTCACCCCCGCCTCTGATCTGTATGGCTTAGGGGCAACGCTGACTTGCCTGCTCAGCCGGACGCCATCCGCCGCCATTGGTCAGCTTATGGATGAGACAGGTCGGATCAAATACAAACCCCTATTGCCCCATTTAGAATCAGGCTTCAGCCGATGGCTCGGGAAAATGGTGGCTCCCAAACTAGAAGATCGCTATGCCAGTGCAGCAGAGGCGTTAGATGCCCTCAATGTGAGGCATAAACCTGGGGTGGTAAAAGTTGTGATCGCGCTTGGGGGAGTTGCGATCTTATCTAGTGCAGGATTTCTGTGGACTAATTTACGGCCTGCTTCTGTCCCTTCGCTTTCTGGGCCTCTGGTACGGTTACGGAAGACTCAATCCTGTGTCGGCTGCGATTTGAGCGGTGTTAATTTAAAGGGCACTGATTTAAGGAGCGTGGATTTGACGGGGGCTAACTTGCAGGGCGCTGATCTGCGGAAAGCTGACCTGAGAGGTGCCTATCTAGCTAGAGCAAATCTCACCTCAGCTCAAATAGAAGGAGCGATTTTAGCAAGTACAGATCTTAGAGGAGCAACCATGCCCGATGGCTCGATACATCCGTAATAGAAGGCGGTCGTTTCGTTGAATATCCGATGCAGACATTACTCAGCCGAATACTGCTACCGCAAGAGGCTCTACGCTAGCCCCACAGCCCTCAATCCTGGGGGGAGAGCAGCTTTATCTTGTGACATCTTGGCGACAAATCAGTACCGCTCGTTAGTTTGTCGCTCACACGCTTGCCATGACCAAAACTCAGTTGTGAGAGTAGTCTGATGGTGACACTACCATGACATCTTTCAGCATTCTCCCCCCAGATTTGGGGCCGGGGGCAACGCAGGATCGTGAGAGGTTATTTTGACAGCCCTGCTCGCTCAAAGACTTTATTCACTTGCAGTTCTAAGCCAGGTAATAGAGAATCAGCAATCATGTTGTCTCCCTGATAGGTCAGGGGAGCGCTATCGGGTGCGAAAACTGTAATTGTTTGAGCCTGAGAATCTAAAACCCAAACTCGTAGAATGCCAGCCGTTAAATAATCTGATGCCTTGGCTGCCATCCCGCCAAAAGTCTGATCTGGGGAGATAATTTCAATCACCCAATCGGCAGGGACAGGGCAAGGTGCATCCTCTAGCCAATCTGCCGCCAGCCGCTCGAACGAAACATAGGTCAAATCTGGAACCGGAACCCAGTCTCGATCTCTGCGCTTTAAAACGACAGCCCATTCTGGATAAAAATGTCCTCTCTCTGACGCCCAATCATCAACCAGCTTGATCAGCGATTTCTGAACACCCGCATGGAAACGCTTAGGAGACACCTTAGGAATAATTTCACCCTCTATCAGCTCATACCGATCGTTACTCTCAGGCATTGCCAGAAAGTCTTGCACTGTCATTGGCTTTGAAGACGTTCTAATCATGAGAGGCTGAGCAAACTTACGTCCAGTCTAGCAGCCGTGCTGTGGGAGGAAGCTGCGATCTCACAGCACGTTTATTCTCTGTAGCTCCTGAAGTTTGAACGTGTGCATGGCATCAACTTCAAGTAGAGCGCCTTCGATATACTTTTAGAGATGGCCAACTTAGTGAAGTTTACGCATCCTATGGTAGAGATCCAGCACCCGGCTTTCCTCTCCAGCGTGATCTGATGAATGATACGCAAGCCCTTGCAGAAGAGTTAAATATTTCTTGGAAACAATTAATTACCGTCGCTCTTCAAGACTTCATCCGCCGATATCGTGGCCGAAAACATCTAATCGAGAAAATCAACGCTGCTTACACAGACGCTCCCGACGAAGAAGAAAGACTCCTCCTGCAAAAAATGCGCTCAAGTCATCGTCGCATTGTTGAAGATGAATGGTAAGCAATCAGGGCGATGTCTTCTGGGTTGATTTGGGTGACCCCGTGGGTTCGGCTCCTGGATACCTTCATCCTCATGTTGTTGTTTGTGCGTTGACCTCTAATCTGAAACGAGCTTCTGTGCCAGGAAACATACTTGTGGAGATGGGCGAAGCCAACCTACCCAAGCAAAGCGTTGTCAATATTTCTCAGGTATTTACGATTGATAGAAGTCAGTTGAACGAGAAAATTGGTACGCTCTCACCGAGTCGAGTGCACCAGATAATCGATGGGTTACACCTACTTCTGGACCCTTATGAATTCTCAGAGTGGTAACTGCTGCAGACAGTCTGACTGCTGTAGGTCGGCCAGCGTTGCATTGCCTGTACATAACAGCACCGTCTGCAGCTCTGCCATCAAAATCTCTACTAAGGCGTGGACTGCCGCCTCTGAATCATGGGCGGCTTTCAAGAAGGGATAGGCCATACCCGCTAAATCTGCGCCGAGTGCGATCGCCTTTGCTACATCCAAGCCGTTCCGCAGCCCACCCGAAGCAATCAGAGGCAGTGTTGGATGAACCTGACGAATGCTTGTGAGGCAGTCTGCTGTGGGGATGCCCCAATCGGAAAAGGTTTGCCCCAATCGTCGCTGTCGCAGATCCTCCGCTCGTTCGCCCTCTACCTTGGCCCAGGATGTTCCGCCCGCGCCTGCCACATCAATAGCCGTGACGCCAGCCTCTAGCAGTTGAGTTGCGATCGCAACTGAAATACCATTCCCGACTTCTTTGGCAATTACGGGTACTGGCAGGTAGGCGCAAAGATCGGCAATCTTGGCAAATAGCCCCTGAAAGTTAGTATCCCCTCGACTCTGAACGCATTCTTGCAGCGGATTGATGTGCAAAATTAGGGCATCGGCCTCTAAGAGATCCACTGCCTGTTGACATTCTGCCAAGCCATAACCATAGTTGAGCTGAACCGCTCCTAAATTGGCAAATAACGGAATATCAGGCGCGAACGAGCGGACTGAAAACGTGTCAGAAAGCTGGGGCTGTTCAACGGCAATGCGCTGTGAGCCAACGCCCATCGCTAATCCGTGGGCCTGAGCGACCCTTGCCAACCGTGTATTGATGGTGCGAGCAATCTCTGTCCCTCCCGTCATTGATGAGATTAGGAGTGGCGTCTGGAGCGGCTTACCAAGAAAGGTGGTGCCTAACTGAATATTCTGCGCGTCTAGCTCCGGTAGGCAGCAGTGGGTAAACCGATAGTGTTCTAAACCCGTGGTCACCTCTTTGCACTGGACCTGATCGTCCAGACAGATCCTTAGATGATCGGCCTTTCTGCTTTGAATCGCGCTATCGGGTGGGGTCGGTGCAATCGTCACGATTTTTGACGGTAGGGGGCTTAGATAATGGTACTGAAAAGAGGCTGACGGCAGGTGTTCTTCTTGATGGCTTTTGCCCAGGAAAGTTTCCGGTCCTTCAGAGTTGAGTCAGCGGATTATGTTGTCTGGAGCTGAATACCGCTGCAGCAGAACTGGGTGACCCACAGATCTAGATCGGGGTCACCCACTGCGACTTCTAACTGAGTCTTCAGAAGTTGAGCTTCTTCCCGTGAATTCATAAGTGCAAAAACGGTGGGGCCTGAACCCGACATTAGGGTGCCGAGACAGCCCAACTGCTGAAATTTTTCTCGCAGCGCCAGCACCTGCGGATGTTCGAGTAAGACCACCCGCTCTAAGTCGTTGTAGAGGTATTTCGGAATCTGTTCTTGATCTTGATGATTGATTGCCGTTAGCAGCGGTACCGATGGCCCTGATCGTCGCCGCTGTTCCTGGGTCTCTGAGGTCTTGGCGTAGGTGTCGCCAAACTTTTGGCGATAGGTTTTGTAGGCCCAAGGGGTTGAAACAGAGAGGCTACGGTATTTAGCTAAGACGGCGTAGAGCTGATGGGGGTCAGGGAGTGGCGTGAGATGTTCGCCGCGACCCAGCGCCAGCGCAGTTCCCCCAGAGACACAGAAGGGGATGTCAGAGCCGAGTGCAGCCCCGAGAGTCTGGAGTTCAGCCTGCGTTAAGCCGAGGTTCCACATCAGATCTAGTCCCACTAAGACCGCCGCTGCGTCAGCGGAACCGCCTGCAAGTCCGGCGCCAATGGGAATATGCTTCTGAATGGTGATCTCCACACCGCCCCGATCAGGGAACTGGGTCTGCATGAGTGTCGCGGCTCGATGCGCGAGATTGCTGGAGTCGAGCGGTACGTCTGGATGGCTGCAGTTGAGTTGAATTTGATCGCCTGGGAGCGCTTTAAGTTCAATAATGTCGGCGAGATCGATGCTCTGCAGCACCATCACTAATTCATGGAAGCCGTCAGGGCGGTCGCCGATGATTTCGAGCAGGAGGTTGATTTTGGCTGGGGCTATCAGAGTGTAGGTAGGCATACCGGCGGGAGATAACTAGGCGGGATGAAGACTGTTACTTAAGGCAACCCATCGATCCACGCTCAGATCTTCTGCCCGTGCTTGAGGGGAGACGCCTAACTGTTCCAGTATGACGGTTAGCTGGTCTCGATCAACGACTGAGTTGAGGTTGTTGCGCAACATTTTGCGGCGACTGGAAAACCCTAATTTGACGAGGGTTTGAAACCAGCGTGGGTTTTCTGTCTGTTGGGGGTAAGGGCGAGGGCAGAGTCGCACGACGGCGGAGTCTACTTTGGGTCGCGGCTTAAAGGCGATGTTGGGGACGTGGCAAATATATTCGCAGGTGGCGAGATATTGGGTCCGCACGGACATGGCACCAAAGATTTTAGAACCGGACTGAGCCGTTAGCCGCTCAGCCACTTCTTTCTGCAGCAGCAGTACGATGCTCTTAAAAGCAGGCTCCCGAGGCTTGGCTAAGCTCCCCAACACGAGGTCAAGGATGGGACCGGTGATGTTGTAGGGAATGTTGGCGACGACTTTGTTGGGGTCGGCAAATTTGGGATAGTGCCCAAACATTGCACCTAAATCCACTGAGAGGATGCTGTCTTGAAGCAGGAGAAAATTATCGCTGTCTCGAAATTTGTGAATCAGAAGCTTACACAGGTCTCGATCGATCTCTACGGCGGTCACGGTCTCAGCTAGGGGCAGCAGTTTTTGCGTCAGTAAGCCGGTGCCAGGACCGATTTCTAAGATGCGATCGCAACTTTCAATCTCTGCTGCCGCCACAATTTGCTCTAGGACAGCCTGACTTTTCAGCCAATGCTGACCAAATCGTTTACGGGGATTGGGCATAAATCACGAGCAAAATACAGCGAGCACTCAGCCTATCCTAAATCAGGCCCAGCGCTCGCAATGTAGACTATCCCTTCTTAGAACCAATGGTCTCTTTGAGATCAAACAGGAGCGGGATGGGCGCTGACCCTTCTCCTGTTACCAGTACCTGAGGCATCTGCGATCCGCCTTGCTTCCAAGCTTCAATCGCTTCTTTCTGGAGTACCAGTTGACCGCCTTGCTCTTTAAGCGTTTCGGCTAAGAGTTTCTGTGCTTCGGCCTTACCCTTGGCACGGTTTACAGTTGCGGTGGCTTCTTGTTCCGCCTCTCGAGCGATATAAACGGCTCGCTGGGCACGCTGTTCAGCAATTTGTTTCTCTTCAACCGCCTGGGCAAATTCGGGCGAGAACCTGAGATCGACAACGCTGGTATCAAGGACAATCACGCCATATTTCTCAAGCCGGACGCCTAGGGCATCATCAAAGTCGGCCTTTAGCTGATCACGCTTAGTGATAGCTTCTTCTACCGTTCGGCGTGAGGCGGCAATCTTAAAGGATTCTTGGGTCTGAGGAGCAATAATCTTGGAGACAATATTTTGAAGCGACCCCTGCTTCCGTCTGATTTCAACGACCTGAACGGGGTCAATGCGGAAGTTGATCGCAAAGCTCGCGGTCAGATCCTGCAGATCTTTGGTTGAACTTTGGGCTGGAACTTCAAATTTTTGGACCGTCAAATCATAGATATCAACGTTAGAGATAAAGGGAGGCTTGTAATGTATTCCCTCTAAAAGGGAACCATCACGGGCTTTACCTAAAACGCTCAAGACACCGGCCTGACCTGGATTGATGATCACAACGCAGTTGAGGCCTAAGAGTACCACCAGCGCCAAAACAATGCCGAACGTGGCGGCACTGAAATCCTTCATAATGTTTCCCAATACAGTTACACCTATCAGCGTAGCGGATTGTATGGGCGAGCACATCTAGATTGATTTTAGGTTCAAGCGGGTGAGAATTTGAGTTGCGATCGCATCGAGGCCCTGGTCGATTTCGATCCTGACACCCTCGGTCGGCTCTTCCAGACTGTCAAACTGACTCTGCAGCAAATCACTCCCCATAAAGTGACCCTGTCGCTGCTGTAGCCGCTGCAGAATTAACGATTGAGAACCGTGGAGATACACGAGCTTGACCTGCGGGTGGCTCAGATGCAGTTGTTCGCGGTAGCGAGACTTGAGGGCTGAGCAAGCTAAAACACTACTGTGACCAGCCTGCAGCCATTGAGCGATTTCCTGATTCAAAATGGCTAGCCAAGGTGCGCGATCGACATCATCTAACGGAATACCCTGCTGCATCTTGGCGATATTGGTGGCGGGATGAAAGTTGTCGGCATCGTAGAAGGTCCAGCCCAGAGCTGTTTCTAACTTTTGTCCTACCAGGGTTTTGCCCGATCCAGAAACACCCATCAGAATAATAATCATCTCTGCATCGTATCAATTTCCGATTGTGTCGGCCCAACCCTGCAGAGCCATTCGTCAAGACGCGACCCCAGAACAGCAACAGTCAACATGGTGGGGGAGCCGTTATGGGGATGTGTGCTCCTTCCTTGCAAAAGCCTGGGTAAGTCTACCGAAATAAGTGACGAAAAAGAGCTGCTGTTTTGACCGACTATCCGTAGTTATTCGGTTGAAAAATTGATTTAGCACTCATACGGTTAAAACGTGCCATTTAACCTCGATCCTCTGGGCAAAATAGAGAAGGTGAACCCATCGGTATTTCTGCAGTTTATTCTATTCTTCTTATCTTCATATTCTGCGGAAATGCAACTCAATACATTCATGACTGCTAAACCTGCCTATTTCATTCCCTAAACGCTTAAGCCTCACCGTGAACAACTTAGGATCTGTGGCTTCTGACGCGAAGGATGCCATGAGTAACAGCCGCATTGAATCAACACCACTAATGGCTCTCTCCATTGAGGGATATCAATGCCTTGAAAAAATTTATGACAGCTGCAAGACGCTTGTATATCGAGGAGTGTGCAGCGTTGATCATCAATCTGTGATTATTAAAGTACCCAAGAAAAATCGGCCGACAGAGACAGAAATTATTCGATTTCGTAATCAATATAGCCTGGTTCATTCTCTAATTCATCCTGGAATTGTTAAGCTTTATCGCCTTGATTTACAGCAAAATAGCTGTGTCCTAATCATGGAAGATTTTGGGGCGATGTCACTGCAGGACCATTTAGAAAATCGTGGTTCGCTTCTTCCTCTGCCGGAATTTTATGCCATTGCGCTACAGATTGTTGAAGCGTTAATTGAGCTGCACGAGCACTGCATCATTCACAAAGACCTTAAGCCTCAAAACGTTTTGATTAACCCGCAAACTGGAGTTGTCAAGCTTTCAGACTTTTGCATTGCCTCTAGGCTGCCGAAAGAAGTGCCCCAGCTAGAGTCTCCCACAACGCTAGAGGGAACCCCGGCCTATATGTCTCCAGAACAGACGGGACGGATGAATCGGGGCATTGACTATCGAACAGATTTATACTCGCTGGGCATTCTTTTCTTCAATCTGTTGACGGGAAAGCTTCCCTTTCATGCTGACCGGCTGATGGGCTGGATTCACTGCCACATTGCCCAGCGCCCTCCCCGCCTAGACAGCCTGAATTCTGATGTGCCGCCGATGCTCTCGGCCATGGTGGAGAAACTTCTATCTAAGGATGCCGAAGATCGCTACCAGAGTGCGTTGGGCCTCAAGCACGATCTGCAGAGATGTCAGCAAGATTCAACGGCCACCTTCCCGCTAGGACGGCAGGATTGTCACAATCAGTTTGTCATTCCTGAGCAGCTTTATGGTCGGGAGTCTGAGGTGAATACACTGCTCACTGCCTTTGATCGGGTGACTCACCAGCAGAAAGAAATGGTGTGGGTTGCAGGTTCCTCTGGGGTGGGCAAAACGGCCCTTGTGCATGAAGTGCAGAAGAGTATTGTGCGTGGGCAGGGCTACTTTATTGAGGGGAAGTTTGCTTTGCGATCGCAAAGCCAGCCTTTCTCGGCCTTCATTTCAGCCTTACGCAACTTCGTGAAGCAGATCTTGACGGAGGATGAAGCCGTCCTGCAGCAGTGGAAGGTGCAGCTCTTATCAGCAGTGGGTCAGCATGGCCAGCTCTTGATTGATGTGATACCCGAGCTAGAGCAGATTTTGGGTGCCCAGCCCTCTGTCCCTGCAGTCTCAGGCACTGCAGCCCAAAATCGCTTCAATCACGTCCTTCAGGAATTGATTCGCGCCTTTGCCCAGGCCGAGCATCCCTTGGTGGTGTTTATTGATAACCTGCAGTGGGCTGATCCCGCCTCTCTCGATCTGTTTGAGCGGCTGATGACGGACAGCCAAATCGAGTCACTCCTGCTGATCGGTGCTTACCGAGATCACGAAGTAGACGCCGATCATCCCTTACTGTCTGTGGTTGACCATCTAGAAGCGGTGGGTGTACAGTCCCGGAACATTGATCTGCTCCCTCTAGATCTGCCGACTTTAAATATCTGGGTGGCAGCTGCGCTGCACTGCCAGCCGGTTAGGGTTTTGCCGCTGACCCAATGTATTTTTCAACACACGCGAGGCAACCCCTTTTTTAGCGCTCAGTTTCTGCAGGCGCTCGTCACCGAGGGGCTGATCCATCGCTCAAGCATGGGGAGCTGGCAATACGACCTGCAGCGGGTCGCCTCGCTAGAGCTGTCCCAAAATGCCGTTGGTTTTGTGGTTCAGCGATTGCATAGGCTGCCCAAAATGACGCAGAGGATCCTGCATTTTGCCGCCTGCATCGGCAATCGATTTGACTTGAAGACGCTAGCGCTGGTTTGTGAATGCTCCGAGGCAGGTGTCGCCTCTCACCTGAATCAAGCGCTCCATGAGGGGCTGATTGTCCCACTCAGCGAGATGTATAAACTCTACTATTTGAGAGACGATCAGGATCAGCAATGGTCGTTTCCTTCTCACTCTGTTCTCTGTTACCAGTTCCTGCACAATAGCGTTCAGCAAGCTGCCTATGCTCTCATTCCTGAACAGCAGCAGGCCGCCATCCACTTGCGTATGGGGCGTCTTTTGCGGAGAGAGTACCCGCAGGCAGAGATTGCTCTGACTCAGGTTGTAACCCACCTCAATCAGGGAGCCTCTCTGATCTCTTCTATTTCTGAAAAGCTACAGCTCATTCAGTTGAATCTTGAAGCAGGGGTTGAGGCAAAGGAGGCGATTGATGCTCCAACGGCTCTCCGGTACTTCAATACGGGGATTAAACTCCTGCCAAAACAGAGCTGGCAAACGCACTACGATCTAACGCTACAGATCTTTACTGAGGCCGTTGAAGCTGCCTATCTATGTGCTCAGTATGATGAACTGGAGCAGCTTGCTGATCAGATCTTGGGCAATGCCGTCACTGATCTAGATGCGCTGAAGGTTCACGAGGCTAGAATCCTCGCCTATGCAGCTCAAAATAAGCCGCTTGCTGCCATTCAGGTTGCGCTGGTGTTCCTACAGCGGTTGGGTATTTCGTTCCCCGACACCCCAGAGATGGGTGATATTACGGCCGGGTTGCAGAAGACGGCGGCTTTAGTGGACACGGTGGGCACTGAGAATTTTAAAGTGCTGCCGATGATGGATGATCCGGTGCAGTTAGCAAAGATGCTGATTCTCTCCCGCGTCTGGCCGACTGCCTACATTGCGGGTTCACCTTTGGTACCGCTCATTGTTTTTGAGCTATTGCAGTTGACGGTCACGCAGGGACGATCTCCCTTTTCAGCGTTCGCCGCTGTCACCTATGGCTTGATTCTCTGCGGGATGACGGGGGAAATTGAGACCGGATATAACTTTGGAGAACTGGCGCTAGAGCTGCAGGCGAGGGATGGACATCCTGAGTTTGAGCCGATTATTTTGGGGCTGATGACTGTCTTTGTGCGTCACTTTCGAGATTCGCTCCAGTCAACTCTAGGGCCGCTCCGCCAGACCTATCAGGTGGCTTTATCGGTCGGCAATGTTGAGTATGCAGCCTATGCGGCTCACCACTACGGTGAACATGCCTTCTTTGCCGGACAAGAACTGAACCAGTTGCTCTTGGACGTGGAACAGCATGGGGATGCGATCTCAACCCATCAGCAGCTCACCGTACTGTGCTACAACGACATGCTGCGGCAGATGATTTTGAACCTTTTGGGGCAAAATCGAACCCCCTGGCAGCTAGAGGGGAGTGCCTACGATCAGACGGTCCTGCTGCCCCATCATCAGCAGACGAAAGATATTTTGGCCCTCTTTTATCTCGACTTCAAAGCGATGATTCTGGCCTATCTTTTTCAGCGGAAAGAGCTGGCACTTGCCTGTGCCCTGCGAGCCGAACCGTACATTGCCCATATGACCGGCATGCTGGATGTTCCGATCTTTTACTTCTACGATTCTTTAATCCATCTTGCTCACTACCCAGATGCCGCTGATGCGAGGCAGACTCAAATCTTAATTAAGGTTGCAGCCAATCAAGCGCACCTTGAGAAATATGCAAAGCATGCCCCCACAAACTACCGTCATCGGCTAGAGCTAGTGATCGCAGAACGGTATCGGGTTCTTCAAGAGCCCTTGTTGGCGATGGACCATTTTGAGTTGGCCCTTACCTACGCTCAAGACGGTCACTACATACAGGATGTCGCCCTTGCGAATGAACTGGTGGCGCAGCTCCATTGCACAGAAAATAATATTGCAGTTTCCCAAGCCTACCTAGCTGCAGCCTCTGATAGCTATCAACAGTGGGGCGCACAGGCAAAAGCAGAAGCGCTGGCACAAATGTATCCTCAACGGTCCGCCTCTTCCCTGCCCTTCTCTACCGTTGGGTCAGACTCTACCCTCAACGCTGTGGGCACCTTCTCTGCAACCATTCAAGACCCTGTGACTGCCGCGGATACGGGCGGTGTAGGAAGCCTACTGCATGCCGTTGAGTCCTTGAACGGTGAACAGTCGCGGGACGCATTGCTCCTGTCCCTT is a window of Acaryochloris thomasi RCC1774 DNA encoding:
- a CDS encoding protein kinase domain-containing protein, producing MNNLGSVASDAKDAMSNSRIESTPLMALSIEGYQCLEKIYDSCKTLVYRGVCSVDHQSVIIKVPKKNRPTETEIIRFRNQYSLVHSLIHPGIVKLYRLDLQQNSCVLIMEDFGAMSLQDHLENRGSLLPLPEFYAIALQIVEALIELHEHCIIHKDLKPQNVLINPQTGVVKLSDFCIASRLPKEVPQLESPTTLEGTPAYMSPEQTGRMNRGIDYRTDLYSLGILFFNLLTGKLPFHADRLMGWIHCHIAQRPPRLDSLNSDVPPMLSAMVEKLLSKDAEDRYQSALGLKHDLQRCQQDSTATFPLGRQDCHNQFVIPEQLYGRESEVNTLLTAFDRVTHQQKEMVWVAGSSGVGKTALVHEVQKSIVRGQGYFIEGKFALRSQSQPFSAFISALRNFVKQILTEDEAVLQQWKVQLLSAVGQHGQLLIDVIPELEQILGAQPSVPAVSGTAAQNRFNHVLQELIRAFAQAEHPLVVFIDNLQWADPASLDLFERLMTDSQIESLLLIGAYRDHEVDADHPLLSVVDHLEAVGVQSRNIDLLPLDLPTLNIWVAAALHCQPVRVLPLTQCIFQHTRGNPFFSAQFLQALVTEGLIHRSSMGSWQYDLQRVASLELSQNAVGFVVQRLHRLPKMTQRILHFAACIGNRFDLKTLALVCECSEAGVASHLNQALHEGLIVPLSEMYKLYYLRDDQDQQWSFPSHSVLCYQFLHNSVQQAAYALIPEQQQAAIHLRMGRLLRREYPQAEIALTQVVTHLNQGASLISSISEKLQLIQLNLEAGVEAKEAIDAPTALRYFNTGIKLLPKQSWQTHYDLTLQIFTEAVEAAYLCAQYDELEQLADQILGNAVTDLDALKVHEARILAYAAQNKPLAAIQVALVFLQRLGISFPDTPEMGDITAGLQKTAALVDTVGTENFKVLPMMDDPVQLAKMLILSRVWPTAYIAGSPLVPLIVFELLQLTVTQGRSPFSAFAAVTYGLILCGMTGEIETGYNFGELALELQARDGHPEFEPIILGLMTVFVRHFRDSLQSTLGPLRQTYQVALSVGNVEYAAYAAHHYGEHAFFAGQELNQLLLDVEQHGDAISTHQQLTVLCYNDMLRQMILNLLGQNRTPWQLEGSAYDQTVLLPHHQQTKDILALFYLDFKAMILAYLFQRKELALACALRAEPYIAHMTGMLDVPIFYFYDSLIHLAHYPDAADARQTQILIKVAANQAHLEKYAKHAPTNYRHRLELVIAERYRVLQEPLLAMDHFELALTYAQDGHYIQDVALANELVAQLHCTENNIAVSQAYLAAASDSYQQWGAQAKAEALAQMYPQRSASSLPFSTVGSDSTLNAVGTFSATIQDPVTAADTGGVGSLLHAVESLNGEQSRDALLLSLLGHAVQQTHADVGQLLLPQQTGWMTTVLHQNGSTHLLQQPTPLPEALLQYVERTQTALVLDDVSTSIFAISPYIKQHQPRSILCVPILQRTELTGLLYLENRQAIYAFHEHQTEALKLLTAHAAVVMETLQLRQSYQGYSLQLEQAQSEVLKLHGQVLAGIHHDSLTGLLSRAWLMDRLPQVIGAGHQIAILLIDINNFNVVNHQFGYQAGDQLLQTVAHCLRSCLRQQDRIVRWGGDQFAIVLENLQWRDEPMGLAERIQTLFASPLKTDLQQQSVNVTIGILCDVDKYKQTDEVLKDLWSVLIQAKANHEDGYVVHMPIQQDGATA